One genomic segment of Amycolatopsis sp. WQ 127309 includes these proteins:
- a CDS encoding ABC transporter substrate-binding protein — MRTARILGTALILAAAAACAPSQAATGGTLSIATQADPTCLDPQQTGQLVSMDVSRSLVDTLTDQDPKTGKIVPWLAEQFTALDGGRKFKFVLRQGVTFSDGTPVDSAAVKATFDQLIKLPANGAPAYIRGYTGTTIIDPRTFTVDFTTPNAQFLQATSGAGLGILSTATAKKPLPARCRGDYVGSGPYVLDHYTANQEVVIKKRPDYAWPSSLSPNHGAAALEQIRFAFVPEDGARTTALRSGQVQLGTAIQPTDQDLFQGNGFSLLSASSPGAVNPLSLNHKGILADERVRAALLTGIDREELVKAVLGSRAKPATSVLSSSTPFYQPTDKLRYDPQASGKLLDEAGWAPGPDGFRVKDGKRLSLTWLIPAPMPQADEAVQQQLRKIGVELKLNAVPPAKYVEQQSAGNFDLTAVAVTRADPDVLRNLFYSKGQNLWHLPPSQLDTYLEQQLAAGSDAERQQAVTNAVNWIIDHADSVPLYENALVDGVSDQVKDLTLDASLRLRLHDARLG, encoded by the coding sequence ATGCGCACCGCCCGAATCCTGGGGACAGCCCTCATCCTGGCCGCCGCGGCCGCCTGCGCCCCGAGCCAGGCCGCCACCGGCGGCACGCTGTCGATCGCCACCCAAGCGGACCCGACCTGCCTGGACCCGCAGCAAACCGGCCAGCTGGTGTCGATGGACGTCTCCCGCTCCCTCGTCGACACACTCACCGACCAGGACCCGAAGACCGGCAAGATCGTGCCCTGGCTGGCCGAGCAGTTCACCGCGCTGGACGGCGGCCGCAAGTTCAAGTTCGTGCTCCGCCAAGGCGTCACGTTCAGCGACGGCACGCCGGTCGACTCGGCCGCCGTCAAGGCCACCTTCGACCAGCTGATCAAGCTGCCGGCCAACGGCGCGCCCGCCTACATCCGCGGCTACACCGGCACCACGATCATCGATCCACGCACCTTCACCGTGGACTTCACGACGCCCAACGCCCAGTTCCTGCAGGCCACCTCGGGCGCCGGCCTCGGCATCCTGTCCACCGCGACGGCGAAGAAACCGCTGCCCGCCCGGTGCCGCGGCGACTACGTCGGTTCCGGGCCGTACGTACTCGACCACTACACCGCCAACCAGGAAGTGGTCATCAAGAAGCGGCCGGACTACGCCTGGCCGTCGTCGCTGTCGCCGAACCACGGCGCGGCCGCGCTGGAGCAGATCCGGTTCGCCTTCGTGCCCGAGGACGGCGCCCGGACGACGGCGCTGCGCTCCGGCCAGGTCCAGCTCGGCACCGCTATCCAGCCGACCGACCAGGACCTGTTCCAGGGCAACGGGTTCAGCCTGCTCAGCGCCTCCTCCCCCGGTGCCGTCAACCCCCTTTCCCTCAACCACAAGGGCATCCTCGCCGACGAACGCGTGCGCGCCGCGCTGCTGACCGGGATCGACCGCGAAGAGCTGGTCAAGGCCGTGCTCGGCAGCCGCGCCAAGCCCGCGACCAGCGTGCTGTCCTCCTCGACGCCCTTCTACCAGCCCACGGACAAACTGCGGTACGACCCGCAGGCGTCCGGGAAGCTCCTGGACGAGGCGGGCTGGGCGCCGGGCCCGGACGGGTTCCGCGTCAAGGACGGCAAGCGGCTGAGCCTCACCTGGCTGATCCCGGCCCCGATGCCGCAGGCGGACGAGGCGGTGCAGCAGCAGCTGCGCAAGATCGGCGTCGAGCTGAAGCTGAACGCCGTGCCCCCGGCCAAGTACGTCGAACAGCAGTCCGCCGGCAACTTCGACCTGACCGCGGTCGCCGTCACCCGTGCCGACCCGGACGTGCTGCGCAACCTCTTCTACAGCAAGGGACAGAACCTCTGGCACCTGCCGCCCAGCCAGCTCGACACCTACCTCGAGCAGCAGCTGGCCGCGGGCTCGGACGCCGAGCGCCAGCAGGCGGTCACGAACGCGGTGAACTGGATCATCGACCACGCCGACAGCGTCCCGCTGTACGAGAACGCTCTCGTCGACGGCGTGTCCGACCAGGTCAAGGACCTGACGCTCGACGCGTCACTGCGGCTGCGGCTGCACGACGCGAGGCTCGGGTGA
- a CDS encoding ABC transporter permease yields the protein MPRYLLGRLAQAVFVVWAAFTVTFVAIRLLPGDPVALMLNGRGGGEAASPQDIARVSAELGFDGPIVEQYARALAGAVHGDFGQSIQTGLPVSGMISAALPRTLQLGAAALVLSLVAGTALAVSANLVRSPLGRQVLRSVPSIAVSMPSFWVGLMLIQLFSLNLKLFPSLGGAGFAGLVLPASTLAIPGAALVGQVLSKSLHATVREPYADTIRATGASELRVVLGHGLRNAAIPAITVVGLLAGYVIGGSVVVESVFSRPGMGQDIFFAVTTQDLPVVQGVVVVASIAFVAVNLVVDLLCPVLDPRIRSTGPAVVAR from the coding sequence GTGCCCAGGTACCTGCTGGGACGCCTCGCGCAGGCGGTCTTCGTGGTGTGGGCGGCGTTCACCGTCACCTTCGTCGCGATCCGCCTGCTGCCGGGTGATCCGGTGGCGCTCATGCTCAACGGCCGCGGTGGTGGCGAAGCCGCTTCCCCGCAGGACATCGCCCGCGTCTCCGCGGAACTGGGCTTCGACGGGCCGATCGTCGAGCAGTACGCCCGGGCCCTGGCCGGTGCGGTGCACGGCGACTTCGGGCAGTCCATCCAAACCGGGCTGCCGGTGTCCGGGATGATCTCGGCGGCGCTACCCCGCACGCTGCAGCTCGGAGCGGCGGCGCTGGTCCTGTCCCTGGTGGCCGGCACGGCGCTGGCCGTGTCGGCCAACCTGGTGCGCAGCCCGCTCGGCCGCCAGGTGCTGCGGTCCGTGCCGTCGATCGCCGTGTCCATGCCATCGTTCTGGGTCGGGCTGATGCTGATCCAGCTGTTCTCGCTGAACCTGAAGCTCTTCCCGTCACTGGGCGGCGCCGGTTTCGCCGGCCTCGTGCTGCCCGCCTCCACGCTGGCGATCCCCGGTGCCGCCCTGGTCGGGCAGGTCCTGAGCAAGAGCCTGCACGCCACGGTGCGGGAACCCTACGCCGACACGATCCGCGCGACCGGCGCGAGCGAGCTGCGAGTCGTGCTCGGGCACGGCCTGCGCAACGCCGCCATTCCCGCGATCACCGTCGTCGGCCTGCTGGCCGGGTACGTCATCGGCGGATCCGTCGTGGTGGAGAGCGTGTTTTCCCGGCCCGGCATGGGACAGGACATCTTCTTCGCGGTCACCACCCAGGACCTGCCGGTCGTGCAGGGCGTCGTGGTCGTGGCGTCGATCGCCTTCGTGGCGGTGAACCTGGTGGTGGATCTGCTGTGCCCGGTGCTGGACCCGCGGATCCGGTCCACCGGACCGGCGGTGGTGGCCCGATGA
- a CDS encoding DUF397 domain-containing protein, translating to MAQLPESAWRKSSHSGEGGNECVEVASLDAVVAVRDSKDPRGGFLVLPKAGWAAFLDSAVK from the coding sequence GTGGCGCAACTGCCGGAGTCGGCGTGGCGGAAGAGCAGCCATAGCGGCGAGGGCGGCAACGAGTGTGTGGAGGTGGCGTCCCTTGACGCTGTGGTTGCCGTCCGCGACTCGAAGGACCCGCGCGGCGGGTTCCTGGTCCTGCCGAAGGCAGGCTGGGCGGCGTTTCTCGACTCAGCGGTGAAGTAG
- a CDS encoding helix-turn-helix transcriptional regulator, with translation MLLSDEVKPKPSGVRMRRIARTILAWRKESGQDQQEVANAVGWSNAKQSRIEGAKLPATPADVMTLALHFGRSVEEREALFRDAQTVGSARWLEQVSDDAFAADVREYVALEAEAAEVRIFKVDVMPGLFQTADYARAIEELIAKTDNGRSEDRVRARIQRQGRVQDGTTLRVRCVLTEAVLRIEVGGRATWLGQLRRIAELMDLPNVDIRVIKSTSGAYRAMGYPFSILGFAANEPDIGYVELLGTGIYLEQEAEIEPYADAFDELWETAEGSDESRDLLSEIIGAAE, from the coding sequence GTGCTCTTGTCCGACGAAGTGAAGCCGAAGCCATCGGGCGTCCGCATGCGCCGGATCGCGCGCACGATCCTGGCCTGGCGCAAGGAGAGTGGCCAGGATCAACAGGAGGTCGCGAACGCCGTCGGTTGGTCGAATGCGAAGCAGTCACGCATCGAAGGAGCCAAGTTGCCGGCCACTCCGGCCGACGTCATGACCCTTGCCCTCCACTTCGGCCGATCCGTGGAAGAGCGCGAAGCCTTGTTCCGGGATGCGCAGACGGTCGGCAGTGCACGCTGGCTGGAGCAGGTCTCAGACGACGCCTTCGCCGCCGACGTTCGCGAGTATGTGGCGCTCGAAGCCGAGGCTGCGGAAGTGCGGATCTTCAAGGTCGACGTGATGCCTGGTCTGTTTCAGACCGCGGACTACGCCCGGGCCATCGAAGAGCTGATCGCGAAGACCGACAACGGGCGGAGTGAAGACCGCGTTCGCGCGCGCATCCAGCGCCAAGGTCGGGTGCAGGACGGGACGACGCTCCGCGTTCGATGCGTGCTGACCGAGGCCGTGTTGAGGATCGAGGTGGGTGGCCGTGCGACTTGGCTGGGCCAGCTCCGGCGGATCGCCGAGCTCATGGACCTACCCAACGTCGACATCCGCGTCATCAAGAGTACGAGCGGTGCGTATCGCGCGATGGGCTACCCGTTTAGCATCCTGGGCTTTGCCGCGAACGAGCCAGACATCGGCTACGTCGAGCTGCTCGGGACGGGCATATATCTTGAGCAGGAGGCTGAGATCGAGCCGTACGCCGATGCCTTCGACGAACTGTGGGAGACGGCGGAGGGTTCGGACGAATCCCGTGATCTGCTGTCCGAGATCATCGGGGCGGCCGAATGA
- a CDS encoding B12-binding domain-containing radical SAM protein: MQPELRSELIAGADRTRDIDALFVNAPLRDYDERPRVNDFTLPVLGMAYIATYAAAAQGFNVGVLDAEAHGLGVERTARLVNAAAPRWVGFNLLAPTYEITARIAERLDRDIMLMLGGHQAKAMPADILCDRRMSRCEALVIGEGETRVAALLDDHRRRTELPGVMWLDPILHTPVTGGIGLKNGHHLAPDINGLPFVDRRYLAQDPRPDASRIEANMVGARGCPYDCSFCGAAVSANPDVTIRTRAPHNILDEMDQLRGVGVNAFRFVDDLFLGVPRVIKQMMTAFTADHVGDWARWDATGRINVLYRTSDAMLDTLAVNGLREVALGVESGNARMLKRIDKRITPDMARTVVRRLVERGINVKGYFILGFPTETCAEIDDTVRLVHDLWDITDKYPGRFRASAFEYRPYPGTPDWAELMKTGRYTAGQLLNYTAVDLTSDGIDESMRERDEFNFSVNIQLSDAPIDYVRRNLVTVSRTQFDRKAAA; the protein is encoded by the coding sequence ATGCAACCGGAGTTGCGATCTGAGCTGATCGCCGGTGCCGACCGGACACGCGACATCGACGCCCTGTTCGTCAACGCGCCGTTGCGCGACTACGACGAACGTCCGCGGGTGAACGACTTCACGCTGCCTGTGCTCGGCATGGCCTACATCGCCACCTACGCGGCCGCCGCTCAGGGCTTCAACGTCGGCGTCCTCGACGCCGAGGCGCACGGCCTCGGCGTCGAACGCACGGCCCGACTGGTCAACGCGGCCGCGCCGCGATGGGTCGGGTTCAACCTGCTGGCCCCGACCTACGAGATCACCGCACGGATCGCCGAGCGGCTCGACCGCGACATCATGCTCATGCTCGGCGGGCACCAGGCCAAAGCCATGCCGGCCGACATCCTGTGCGACCGGCGGATGAGCCGATGCGAAGCCCTGGTGATCGGGGAGGGCGAGACGAGGGTCGCTGCCCTGCTCGACGATCACCGGCGGCGAACCGAGCTGCCCGGGGTGATGTGGCTCGACCCGATCCTGCACACCCCGGTCACAGGTGGGATCGGCCTGAAGAACGGGCACCACCTCGCGCCGGACATCAACGGGTTGCCGTTCGTCGATCGCCGCTACCTCGCGCAGGACCCGCGTCCTGACGCCAGCCGGATCGAGGCGAACATGGTCGGCGCCCGCGGCTGCCCCTACGACTGCTCGTTCTGCGGCGCTGCGGTCTCGGCGAACCCGGACGTCACCATCCGGACCCGCGCACCGCACAACATCCTCGACGAGATGGACCAGCTCCGCGGCGTCGGCGTGAACGCCTTCCGGTTCGTCGACGACCTGTTCCTCGGCGTCCCACGCGTCATCAAGCAGATGATGACCGCGTTCACCGCGGACCACGTCGGCGATTGGGCGCGGTGGGACGCCACCGGCCGGATCAACGTCCTGTACCGCACGAGCGACGCCATGCTCGACACCCTCGCCGTGAACGGGCTACGCGAGGTCGCGCTCGGCGTCGAGTCCGGCAACGCGCGGATGCTCAAGCGGATCGACAAGCGCATCACCCCGGACATGGCGCGCACGGTGGTGCGGCGGCTCGTCGAGCGCGGCATCAACGTCAAGGGCTATTTCATCCTGGGGTTCCCGACCGAGACGTGCGCCGAGATCGACGACACCGTGCGGCTCGTTCACGACCTGTGGGACATCACCGACAAGTATCCGGGCCGGTTCCGGGCCTCGGCGTTCGAGTACCGCCCGTATCCCGGTACGCCCGACTGGGCTGAGCTGATGAAGACCGGCCGGTACACCGCCGGGCAACTCCTCAACTACACCGCCGTGGACCTCACCTCGGATGGTATCGACGAGTCGATGCGCGAACGCGACGAGTTCAACTTCTCGGTCAACATCCAGTTGAGTGACGCGCCGATCGACTACGTGAGGCGCAACCTGGTCACAGTCTCGCGCACGCAGTTCGACCGGAAGGCGGCCGCGTGA
- a CDS encoding NUDIX domain-containing protein, whose amino-acid sequence MTVTSDPGPAGRRPRPAPQPRRRGPAHPRPRPDDPGHHWWELPGGGQDPGEKLEATARREIAEETGLVLDEVGRKLWTRESRFTYRGREHHRLDHVYLARTDRTAPQVALRHTANERAGHIERRWWSAVALSECQDKLLPAELPDLLQTLLDSRFPSNPLTITS is encoded by the coding sequence ATGACCGTCACCAGCGACCCCGGCCCTGCGGGTCGGCGCCCGCGTCCTGCTCCTCAACCCCGACGACGAGGTCCTGCTCATCCACGCCCGCGACCCGACGACCCAGGCCACCACTGGTGGGAACTCCCCGGCGGCGGCCAAGACCCCGGCGAGAAGCTCGAGGCCACCGCCCGCCGCGAAATCGCCGAGGAGACCGGCCTCGTCCTGGACGAGGTCGGCCGCAAGCTCTGGACCCGCGAAAGCCGCTTCACCTACCGCGGCCGCGAGCACCACCGCCTCGACCACGTCTACCTCGCCCGCACCGACCGGACCGCGCCGCAGGTCGCCCTCCGGCACACCGCCAACGAACGCGCCGGCCACATCGAGCGCCGCTGGTGGTCGGCCGTCGCGCTGTCGGAATGCCAGGACAAACTCCTGCCTGCCGAGCTACCGGACCTGCTGCAGACGCTCCTCGACAGCCGTTTTCCGAGCAACCCGCTCACGATCACCAGCTGA
- the tmk gene encoding dTMP kinase — translation MINRGVFVTLDGPAGVGKTTTTRILREFLDRRGYPVHATTQPSHGVLGETARHRTDTYRGYTLACLVAADRYHHLEREVRPQLEAGFIVICDRYVASSYVLQRMDGVPLAFVDAINSAADRPDLAVILQAPPEVTSARVAARGAHNRFHTGEGSSRRESELYEEAAEQLARRGYPVLTVDTAGASPAQVATYLTNRIAELVADPAGEVASA, via the coding sequence GTGATCAACCGCGGAGTGTTCGTCACTCTCGACGGCCCGGCAGGCGTCGGCAAGACCACGACCACCCGGATCCTGCGCGAGTTCCTGGACCGGCGCGGATACCCGGTGCACGCGACGACACAGCCGTCGCACGGCGTGCTCGGCGAGACCGCTCGGCACCGCACGGACACCTACCGCGGGTACACCCTCGCCTGCCTGGTCGCCGCCGACCGGTACCACCACCTCGAGCGGGAAGTGCGCCCTCAGCTCGAGGCCGGGTTCATCGTCATCTGCGACCGGTACGTCGCCTCGTCCTACGTGCTGCAACGCATGGACGGCGTGCCGCTGGCCTTCGTCGACGCGATCAACTCGGCGGCCGACCGGCCGGACCTCGCGGTCATCTTGCAGGCGCCACCCGAGGTAACCTCGGCGCGGGTCGCCGCCCGCGGGGCGCACAACCGGTTCCACACCGGCGAGGGCAGCAGCCGCCGAGAAAGCGAACTGTACGAGGAGGCGGCGGAACAGCTCGCGCGTCGGGGGTATCCGGTGCTCACCGTTGACACGGCCGGGGCGTCGCCCGCGCAGGTCGCGACCTACCTCACGAACCGAATCGCCGAGCTGGTGGCGGATCCCGCCGGCGAAGTGGCCTCGGCGTAA
- a CDS encoding ABC transporter permease, giving the protein MRRPGFVVSVLVLVLVIGWALAPGLFTGRDPIDGATGEKFQGPGWAHLFGTDQLGRDVYARVVHGAALSLQAALIAIVLAFVAGAVLGLAAGYFGGWLDVVVTRVVEVLLSIPPVLLSLLVISALGFGTVNVAVAVGLTSIAAFTRLMRAEVIRVRTAVYVEAAVLCGARWWQVLPKYVLPAAIGPVLALAALDFGLVVLGVSSLSFLGYGQPPPAPEWGSLVSDGRNYLGIAWWLTTLPGLTVMAVVLAANRISRVLERERSHA; this is encoded by the coding sequence ATGAGGCGGCCGGGCTTCGTGGTGTCGGTCCTGGTGCTGGTCCTGGTCATCGGCTGGGCGCTCGCACCCGGCCTGTTCACCGGCCGCGACCCGATCGACGGCGCCACCGGCGAGAAGTTCCAGGGCCCCGGTTGGGCGCACCTGTTCGGCACCGACCAGCTCGGGCGGGACGTCTACGCCCGGGTGGTCCACGGCGCCGCGCTGTCGTTGCAGGCCGCGCTGATCGCGATCGTGCTGGCCTTCGTGGCCGGTGCGGTGCTGGGGCTGGCCGCGGGGTATTTCGGCGGTTGGCTGGACGTCGTCGTCACGCGGGTGGTCGAGGTGCTGCTGTCGATCCCGCCGGTGCTGCTGTCGTTGCTGGTGATCAGCGCGCTCGGCTTCGGCACGGTGAACGTGGCGGTGGCGGTGGGCCTCACCAGCATCGCCGCGTTCACCCGGCTGATGCGGGCCGAGGTGATCCGGGTGCGGACCGCCGTCTACGTGGAGGCAGCGGTGCTGTGCGGGGCGCGGTGGTGGCAGGTCCTGCCGAAGTACGTGCTGCCGGCCGCGATCGGCCCGGTGCTCGCGCTGGCGGCGCTGGACTTCGGGCTGGTGGTGCTGGGTGTCTCCTCGCTGAGCTTCCTGGGCTACGGCCAGCCGCCACCGGCTCCCGAGTGGGGATCACTGGTCTCCGACGGCCGCAACTACCTGGGGATCGCCTGGTGGCTGACCACCCTGCCGGGCTTGACGGTGATGGCCGTCGTGCTGGCGGCCAACCGGATCTCCCGGGTCCTCGAACGGGAACGGAGCCACGCATGA
- a CDS encoding Scr1 family TA system antitoxin-like transcriptional regulator, producing MTNGPSHRPALHVIGREVREIRTAQGISLRELARRLGLSPALLSAWETGERRPEDATLAQILGYLRVAPRAYTFLMRLHEQSGCRTYVEANEPGTPSLQMAYERHALRTLEWAPRVVPDLLQPYEYAHAVLASHVDRPDVIDEEILARQVRRIDRDHRHRHTVLLGEAAVASKIVPSENAEARPDRIIDATQAHRADIRVVPEEACPMGTIEPFVIHETAENIFAVILRHHHTTVYSSAPETVDRYWSTFDSLRQAAVGYGLAGSP from the coding sequence ATGACAAACGGACCTTCACATCGACCCGCTCTTCACGTGATCGGCCGAGAAGTGCGGGAGATCCGTACAGCTCAAGGGATCAGCCTTCGCGAACTGGCTCGTAGGCTGGGACTTTCGCCTGCCTTGCTTTCCGCCTGGGAAACTGGGGAGCGCAGGCCCGAGGATGCCACCCTTGCTCAGATCCTCGGATACCTACGCGTAGCACCACGTGCTTATACCTTCCTTATGCGGCTTCACGAACAGTCCGGATGCCGGACCTATGTGGAAGCCAACGAGCCTGGTACGCCAAGCCTTCAGATGGCGTACGAACGGCACGCACTGCGCACCTTGGAGTGGGCGCCGCGGGTCGTACCGGACTTGCTGCAGCCCTACGAGTATGCCCATGCAGTTCTGGCCTCACACGTCGATCGGCCTGACGTCATCGACGAGGAGATCCTGGCGCGGCAAGTCCGTCGAATCGACCGAGATCACCGACACCGACACACGGTCCTCTTGGGCGAGGCAGCCGTCGCATCGAAGATCGTCCCGTCGGAGAACGCGGAAGCTCGGCCAGATCGGATAATTGACGCGACCCAAGCTCACCGTGCCGATATTCGCGTTGTGCCAGAGGAAGCATGCCCCATGGGGACGATCGAACCTTTCGTGATCCACGAAACGGCGGAAAACATCTTCGCCGTTATCTTGCGGCATCACCACACGACCGTCTATTCGTCTGCCCCAGAGACAGTCGACCGGTATTGGTCGACTTTCGATTCATTGCGACAAGCCGCTGTCGGCTACGGACTGGCCGGGTCGCCATGA
- a CDS encoding helix-turn-helix transcriptional regulator yields MGGGSATLTGSQGSHSTGVVSGYVLKLARQTAGLTQERFAEHLAMDVSTIQGWESGRRPLAAMNAGDFVRLCARVRRLGAPATTGRHLRTALEADLVLSTGITASSGWVDPDLHPLAASVHRKTLTNLITWPFTGHLPPELGMFTSNVPRRGPVPPGPTLGAEARIRFFDHLMTVAERGVHQGEALLRRQAVYLLGFDHRDQVTAWLRQEWQSAGRRPVADVTSLLEARSASVALASAGDPSHLHDFVARTTDSRAELANLNYWAHWIGELGDDQTDDAFMADGDTKAWSGVRLFEHLVNRLAPTSPHLPLNLQTVHTLVASRPALLAGQSAARGALAEALDILTSGEALTRAGRDQVAGLHYALRLADR; encoded by the coding sequence GTGGGCGGAGGATCGGCAACACTGACCGGCAGTCAGGGTTCCCACTCGACCGGCGTCGTGTCCGGCTACGTCCTCAAGCTCGCCCGCCAGACAGCCGGGCTGACACAGGAGCGGTTCGCCGAACACCTCGCGATGGACGTGAGCACGATTCAAGGCTGGGAATCGGGCCGGCGTCCGCTCGCCGCGATGAACGCGGGCGATTTCGTCCGCCTGTGCGCCCGAGTACGCCGGCTCGGCGCGCCCGCCACCACCGGCCGGCACCTGCGTACGGCACTCGAGGCCGACCTCGTCCTCTCCACCGGGATCACCGCCAGCAGCGGCTGGGTCGACCCCGACCTGCATCCGCTGGCCGCGAGCGTGCACCGCAAGACGCTGACCAACCTGATCACCTGGCCCTTCACCGGACATCTCCCGCCGGAGCTGGGGATGTTCACCTCGAACGTGCCTCGCCGCGGCCCCGTCCCACCCGGTCCCACGCTGGGCGCCGAGGCGCGAATCCGGTTCTTCGATCATCTGATGACCGTCGCCGAACGCGGCGTGCACCAGGGAGAGGCTCTGCTGCGTCGGCAAGCGGTCTACCTGCTCGGCTTCGACCACCGCGACCAGGTCACCGCCTGGCTGCGCCAGGAATGGCAAAGCGCGGGGCGCCGCCCGGTCGCCGACGTGACCAGCCTGCTCGAAGCCCGCTCGGCCTCAGTCGCGCTCGCCTCCGCCGGCGATCCCTCCCATCTGCACGACTTCGTCGCGCGCACCACCGATTCCCGCGCCGAGCTGGCGAACCTCAACTACTGGGCGCACTGGATCGGCGAACTCGGAGACGACCAGACCGACGACGCCTTCATGGCTGACGGCGACACGAAAGCCTGGTCCGGTGTCCGACTGTTCGAACACCTGGTGAACCGGCTCGCTCCGACCTCACCGCACTTACCGCTGAACCTGCAGACCGTGCACACGCTCGTGGCCAGCCGCCCTGCCCTGCTGGCCGGGCAGTCTGCTGCTCGCGGCGCCCTGGCCGAGGCATTGGACATCCTGACGTCCGGAGAAGCGCTGACCCGCGCTGGGCGCGATCAGGTTGCAGGGCTTCACTACGCTCTTCGTCTCGCCGACCGCTAG
- a CDS encoding NUDIX domain-containing protein codes for MPDGQHTVIDVHVLLVRGDELLLTQRRGTYGGGMWHLPSGKLDAGESLPAGAAREAAEEIGVLIDPADLRHVHTLHVAGSGPVPRLGFFFEARRWSGEPRNCEPDKCSAVDWFPLDNLPDEVISYPLAGIQGYLAGQTFAVLGWVDDRRAAIA; via the coding sequence ATGCCCGACGGCCAGCACACTGTCATCGATGTGCACGTTCTGCTCGTTCGTGGCGACGAGCTGCTGCTCACGCAGCGGCGCGGTACCTACGGCGGCGGAATGTGGCATCTGCCGTCAGGCAAGCTCGATGCCGGCGAGTCTCTGCCGGCGGGTGCGGCTCGGGAGGCCGCCGAAGAGATCGGTGTGCTGATCGATCCGGCCGACTTGCGGCACGTCCACACATTGCACGTCGCCGGATCCGGTCCGGTACCGCGGCTCGGTTTTTTCTTCGAGGCTCGTCGCTGGTCCGGCGAGCCTCGCAACTGCGAACCCGACAAGTGCTCGGCCGTTGACTGGTTCCCGCTCGACAACCTGCCCGACGAGGTGATCTCGTACCCGCTTGCGGGGATCCAGGGGTACCTGGCAGGACAGACCTTTGCGGTGCTCGGCTGGGTGGACGACCGCCGCGCCGCGATTGCCTGA
- a CDS encoding TetR/AcrR family transcriptional regulator, which yields MTGQTTSAPRRRTQKRRSILDGALLVFGRVGYLGASIDMIAAEADVSTRTIYNHFENKEQLFATVLLESSTRVAVTREALIERHLGAVTDLESALIALAKEWVRPNPDFEDHFRVVRRLRGETDRFPRELVESWQEAGPFRARRALAARMAGLAERGLLAVRDPELTAQQFMALITDTTVSRAEFSATALESEIDRIARAGVHTFIYGHLPRKA from the coding sequence TTGACAGGACAAACCACGAGCGCGCCGCGTCGCCGCACCCAGAAGCGCCGGTCGATCCTCGACGGGGCGTTGCTGGTGTTCGGGCGCGTCGGCTACCTCGGCGCGAGCATCGACATGATCGCCGCGGAAGCCGACGTCTCGACCAGGACCATCTACAACCACTTCGAGAACAAGGAACAGCTGTTCGCCACCGTGCTGCTGGAGAGCTCGACCCGGGTCGCCGTCACCCGGGAAGCGCTCATCGAGCGGCACCTGGGCGCGGTGACCGACCTGGAGAGCGCCCTGATCGCGCTGGCGAAGGAATGGGTCCGCCCCAACCCGGACTTCGAGGACCACTTCCGCGTCGTGCGGCGGCTGCGAGGGGAGACGGACCGCTTCCCTCGCGAGCTCGTGGAGAGCTGGCAGGAAGCCGGGCCGTTCCGGGCCCGCCGCGCCCTGGCCGCCCGGATGGCCGGCCTCGCCGAGCGTGGCCTGCTCGCGGTGCGCGATCCCGAGCTCACCGCCCAGCAGTTCATGGCGCTCATCACCGACACCACCGTCAGCCGCGCCGAGTTCAGCGCGACCGCCCTCGAATCGGAGATCGACCGCATCGCCCGCGCCGGCGTGCACACCTTCATCTACGGCCACCTGCCGAGAAAGGCTTGA
- a CDS encoding HD family hydrolase produces MPDEPAALAAFGYELGLLKRIRRTGWWHAGVRDPESVAEHSLRTAQIAALLAAEEGANPERAAFLALWHDTQETRTGDIPHTATKYMSKPEPRDITADQTAALPDTSRDLVRAAVDEFESRQTPEARCAKDADKLEMLLQAIEYQDIGVRRVAGWIDSAQKGLTTETARRVAEAAVSLSPLAWRDR; encoded by the coding sequence ATGCCAGACGAGCCCGCCGCCCTCGCCGCGTTCGGCTACGAACTCGGCTTGCTCAAGCGCATCCGCCGTACCGGGTGGTGGCACGCCGGCGTCCGCGACCCCGAATCGGTCGCCGAACACAGCCTTCGAACCGCCCAGATCGCGGCACTGCTCGCCGCTGAGGAAGGCGCCAACCCCGAACGCGCCGCGTTCCTGGCGCTCTGGCACGACACCCAGGAAACCCGCACCGGGGACATCCCGCACACCGCGACCAAGTACATGAGCAAACCCGAGCCACGCGACATCACCGCCGACCAGACCGCCGCCCTCCCGGACACCTCCCGAGACCTCGTCCGCGCGGCGGTCGACGAATTTGAGTCTCGGCAGACGCCGGAGGCGCGATGCGCCAAGGACGCTGACAAGCTCGAGATGCTGCTGCAGGCCATCGAGTACCAGGACATCGGAGTCCGCCGCGTCGCCGGGTGGATCGACTCCGCGCAGAAAGGCCTCACGACCGAGACCGCCAGGCGCGTCGCCGAGGCAGCCGTCAGCCTGTCCCCGCTCGCTTGGCGCGATCGATAA